A part of Larkinella insperata genomic DNA contains:
- a CDS encoding NADH-quinone oxidoreductase subunit N: MQLIDQLNDSIRSLAGFWPELALVFGICIVILADLVLMPRSKVRQFAPSPDHDRDSFSQLTGTRNRSVVYALSLTAVVVAGVLLAIQWSLPRGFLFSSSLLLDNQAVFYKMVVTLAAFFAILHAWLLPPRNRFPLDWLPILLALLLGLYLMTMAVNLLTVYLSIELVSISSYLLTALSADRKASEGGLKYLLFGAVSSAIMLYGMSLLYGLTGTLSLAESAEPLTSNSSLVIYIAGFLTLAGILFKLSLVPFHIWTPDAYEAAPTPVVAFFSVGPKAAALLVLMRVLTALPVNFQVPLAVISLASITLGNLSALWQTDAKRLLAYSSIAHAGFLLVGIVGFNETGFEAATFYVATYVFINMAAFLLIDLLARQRDGRLTLQDFSGLGHTHAFLGVAITAVMIALTGLPPTVGFTAKLLVFSSLLEAYQSNGNPWLPALFGFGLLNAVISLFYYLRIPFLLYFRPAATDLSAHKAISRPQVVLAAVLTVPVVLLFFKPDWLLRWIERL; the protein is encoded by the coding sequence TTGCAACTCATTGATCAACTGAACGATAGTATACGGAGCCTGGCCGGTTTCTGGCCGGAGCTTGCGCTGGTTTTCGGAATTTGTATCGTTATTCTGGCGGATCTGGTGCTGATGCCCCGTTCAAAAGTCCGGCAGTTTGCTCCCAGTCCGGACCATGATCGTGATTCGTTCAGTCAATTGACTGGTACCCGAAACCGTTCTGTTGTCTACGCGCTTTCGCTAACGGCGGTGGTGGTGGCTGGCGTCCTGCTGGCCATCCAGTGGAGTCTGCCCCGGGGTTTTCTGTTCAGTTCGTCCCTGCTGCTCGATAACCAGGCGGTATTTTATAAGATGGTGGTTACGCTGGCGGCTTTTTTCGCCATTCTGCACGCCTGGCTGCTGCCCCCGCGAAACCGCTTCCCGCTCGACTGGCTCCCGATTCTGCTGGCCCTGCTCCTGGGCCTGTATCTGATGACGATGGCTGTCAATCTCCTGACGGTTTACCTCAGCATTGAGCTGGTTTCGATTAGTTCCTATTTGTTAACGGCACTTTCTGCGGACCGCAAAGCGTCGGAAGGAGGACTGAAATACTTGCTTTTTGGCGCCGTCAGTTCGGCCATCATGTTGTACGGCATGTCGCTGCTGTACGGTCTGACCGGCACGCTCTCCCTGGCGGAGTCGGCCGAGCCCCTGACCAGCAATAGTTCGCTGGTTATTTACATTGCGGGTTTTCTGACGCTGGCCGGTATTTTGTTCAAGCTGTCGCTCGTCCCGTTTCATATCTGGACGCCCGACGCTTACGAAGCCGCTCCGACGCCGGTTGTGGCTTTTTTCTCGGTGGGACCCAAAGCCGCAGCGCTGCTGGTTCTCATGCGGGTTCTGACGGCCCTACCCGTCAATTTTCAGGTTCCGCTGGCCGTTATCTCCCTGGCCAGTATTACGCTGGGTAACCTGTCGGCGCTCTGGCAGACCGACGCCAAACGTCTGCTGGCCTACTCGTCCATCGCCCACGCCGGATTTCTGCTCGTGGGGATTGTGGGATTCAATGAAACGGGGTTTGAAGCCGCTACGTTCTATGTCGCCACGTACGTATTTATTAATATGGCGGCTTTTCTGCTGATTGACCTGCTGGCCCGCCAACGCGACGGCCGGCTTACGCTCCAAGATTTCAGCGGTCTGGGGCACACCCACGCATTTCTGGGCGTTGCAATCACGGCGGTTATGATTGCCCTGACCGGCCTGCCACCAACGGTGGGCTTCACGGCCAAGCTGCTGGTTTTTTCCTCGCTGCTGGAAGCATACCAGTCAAACGGGAATCCGTGGCTGCCGGCCTTGTTTGGTTTCGGTCTGCTGAATGCCGTTATCTCCCTTTTTTACTACCTTCGGATACCGTTTCTGCTGTACTTCCGCCCGGCGGCCACCGACCTTTCAGCCCATAAAGCTATCAGCCGCCCCCAAGTGGTTTTAGCGGCTGTGCTGACGGTGCCGGTAGTCCTGCTGTTTTTTAAACCCGACTGGTTGTTGCGGTGGATCGAACGGTTATAA
- a CDS encoding family 20 glycosylhydrolase, with translation MKSLIPKLCLLIGLFFVCPLLSAQTPADSLFPVRGFCIGSPRPDRVDEFVTFIEKELAPRQVNTLILRVDFNYEFKSHPELRDSVALSKRDVRKLVRACQANRVRLIPQINLLGHQSWASQTHNLLRVYPQFDETPHVKMPEKYQWPNADGLYCKSYCPLHPEVHKVVFDLVDEICDVFEADAFHAGMDEVFYIGHDKCPRCSGRDKAELFAGEVKTIRDHLAQKNRTLWIWGDRLLDGKTTGLGMWEASMNNTHRAIDLIPKDVLICDWHYERPDQTPVYFAMKGLKVMTCPWRMPKNAVLQAQDMVKFRATATNAMKGNFYGMIQTVWSDAGSFLDEYYDRTKADDTGNTASNCFRALYEEMNRQVSTK, from the coding sequence ATGAAAAGCCTCATCCCTAAACTTTGCCTCCTGATCGGCCTGTTTTTCGTATGCCCGCTGCTCAGCGCCCAGACACCCGCCGACAGCCTGTTTCCTGTTCGGGGTTTCTGCATTGGTTCACCCCGCCCCGACCGCGTGGATGAGTTTGTAACATTCATTGAAAAAGAACTGGCGCCCCGGCAGGTAAACACGCTGATTCTGCGGGTTGATTTTAACTACGAATTTAAGAGCCACCCCGAACTGCGCGACAGCGTTGCCCTCTCGAAGCGGGACGTCCGGAAGCTGGTCCGGGCCTGCCAGGCTAATCGCGTTCGGCTGATTCCGCAGATCAATTTGCTGGGTCATCAGTCGTGGGCCAGCCAAACGCACAACTTGCTCCGGGTTTACCCGCAATTCGACGAAACGCCCCACGTCAAAATGCCGGAGAAATACCAGTGGCCAAACGCGGATGGTTTGTATTGCAAAAGCTATTGCCCGCTGCATCCGGAAGTTCATAAAGTTGTGTTCGATCTGGTTGACGAAATTTGCGATGTTTTTGAAGCGGATGCGTTCCACGCCGGAATGGACGAGGTTTTTTACATTGGTCACGACAAATGCCCGCGTTGTTCGGGGCGCGACAAGGCCGAGCTGTTTGCCGGGGAAGTCAAAACGATCCGGGACCATCTGGCCCAGAAAAACCGAACTTTATGGATCTGGGGAGACCGGCTGCTGGACGGCAAAACCACGGGGTTGGGTATGTGGGAAGCCAGCATGAACAACACCCACCGCGCCATTGACCTGATTCCCAAAGACGTATTGATCTGCGACTGGCACTACGAGCGCCCCGACCAGACACCGGTTTATTTTGCCATGAAAGGATTGAAAGTCATGACCTGCCCCTGGCGGATGCCGAAAAATGCCGTCTTGCAGGCACAGGATATGGTTAAATTCCGGGCCACGGCCACCAACGCCATGAAAGGTAACTTTTACGGGATGATCCAGACAGTCTGGTCCGATGCCGGTTCATTTCTAGACGAGTACTATGACCGGACAAAAGCCGATGATACGGGCAATACGGCCTCTAATTGTTTCAGGGCGCTTTACGAAGAAATGAACAGACAGGTTTCGACAAAATAA